The nucleotide sequence TTGAAATCGAGACTACGCAAGACCGGCTCGCCCCGACGATAGGTAAAATGGACTTGATCGAAGTGTATCTCTCCCTGCATCGGTTTAGGAAGGACTCGAGGTTTGGCAGGATCTTGAATTTTGCTAGGAGTTTGCAAGAGGCCAAACGTCCTTCGGGCACTGGCCTTGGCACGCTCATACTCATCGAGCGTGATCCCCATCCGAGTCAAGGGCCACAACATCCGCTGGATAAGCATTGAAAACAGAACCAACTCACCAACTGTCAGTACTCCCTTGTCCTCCAGAACCCAGTAACTTCCAAGCAGAAGAACCCCCCCAAAACCAATTGCCACTGCCATTCGAATAAGAGGGACATAGACAGAACTGAAGCGAATTGCAGCATGATTGGCTTTCTTGTATTCCAGTGATGCTTTAGAAACTCGTTGGGATTCAAATGCTTCTGCTGTGAAGCTCTTGATGACAAGTATGCCTGCAATGTTGTTTTCAAGACGACTACTCAACCCTCCAACTGCCTCTCGAACTTGCTTATAACGTGGTGATATGAGGTTTTGATAAAACCAGCTTCCCCAGAGAATCAAGGGAACAGGAAGCAAGCCAATCAGAGCCAATTGCCAGGAAACATCCACCAGTACAAAAATTGAAAATAAAAACAGCACCAGTAACTGAAGCAGTTCGTTAAAACCTGTGTTCAAAAACCTTTCAATTTGATTGACGTCATCATTGAGCATCGCCATAGTTTCTCCCATGCGGTGATTCTCAAAGAATTCAATCTCTCGTTTCTGGATGTGGTTGTAGGCATCTGTCCGTAAATTGTGTTGGACTCTTTGAGCAAGGTTCATGAAGCCATACTGGTAGGCCCATTCAAATAGGCTCTCAAAGCCAAAGATGACAACGCCAAGTACTGCAAGAAATACTGCCAGAGACCATGGATCTGATGTACCCACAAGATTAGCGATCCATTCAGGGGGTTCTCGGCGAACAGAATCTATCACCCAGCCCACAAGAACTGGAGGCATCAAGTCAAGAATCTTGTTCAAAATGCTGTTAAAACAAGCCCACGTAAACCAGCCTCGATGAGGTAGGATGTAGTACAGCAGGCTGATCATTGGATGTGGAGTGGAATACATCTAGTAACTTTCTTTAAATATCTCGTAGCGTTGAATTGGGCCAAGAAGGTTTCCAACTCAATGTATGCAAATCCATTCAGAACAATTCTTGAATGGCATTTTACCGGGGTTATCCTGCCTTAAATTCAGTAATTTTGCACTTTCTCAAAAACATGAGTTCACATGTCGTTTTTTTGTCGTGGTCCCTTGCTGTTCAGCT is from SAR324 cluster bacterium and encodes:
- a CDS encoding ABC transporter ATP-binding protein → MYSTPHPMISLLYYILPHRGWFTWACFNSILNKILDLMPPVLVGWVIDSVRREPPEWIANLVGTSDPWSLAVFLAVLGVVIFGFESLFEWAYQYGFMNLAQRVQHNLRTDAYNHIQKREIEFFENHRMGETMAMLNDDVNQIERFLNTGFNELLQLLVLFLFSIFVLVDVSWQLALIGLLPVPLILWGSWFYQNLISPRYKQVREAVGGLSSRLENNIAGILVIKSFTAEAFESQRVSKASLEYKKANHAAIRFSSVYVPLIRMAVAIGFGGVLLLGSYWVLEDKGVLTVGELVLFSMLIQRMLWPLTRMGITLDEYERAKASARRTFGLLQTPSKIQDPAKPRVLPKPMQGEIHFDQVHFTYRRGEPVLRSLDFKVRSGETIGIAGATGAGKSTLIKLLLRLYDPSGGAICLDGLDLRDLTLQDIRSHIALVSQDVYLFHGTIAENIAYGSPNRDLAQIQAAAESAQLHDFVMTLPDDYQTVVGERGIRLSGGQRQRLSIARAILKDAPIMVFDEATSSVDTETERAIQQSLSRITKGKTALIIAHRLSTIRHADRILVLRDGQVVEEGHHDDLLELRGTYAELWQVQSGEVTAVPILH